In the Apteryx mantelli isolate bAptMan1 chromosome 1, bAptMan1.hap1, whole genome shotgun sequence genome, one interval contains:
- the ATP7B gene encoding copper-transporting ATPase 2, with translation MERKLDNKRKRELSCLATLNNKNITLVSIRKQQAAHDVPELLIIGEKSKTGSPVKASSDLQEEEKVLQSYSMGMPGANAVERQALSETDSPPSCALEPTMKQSFAFDNMGYEESFETAPSSSAQTHTVAVNVEGMTCQSCVQSIEGRISKVKGVVSIRVSLEQNNAVIKYVQSEISTEQICQEIQDMGFDANIAEERATPVSVSVPCSQEAVIKLRVEGMTCQSCVSSIEGKIRKLNGVVRIKVSLGNQEAIIAYYPYIIQPEDLKSHISNLGYDCTIKSKSAPLKLGMLDVRRLQNATTKTTPACQDSGRVASLAVQMSSTATIQIEGMRCNSCVRNIEGNIAALPGIQSIKVSLEHKHAVVQYSPNLITLSSLQQAIESLPPGNFKVCLLSNSEANNGASSSPALLCDLFREQLTDRMCTAVIRIDRMTCNSCVLSIEGTISQRKGVQHIAVSLAERTGTIRYDSTVTNGEELRAAIEDMGFDASVLTDSVCPVYCAFIQDTTTGENTHGSDTSSAAVQPQAPESVAPESPRQGCGADALPERAGLDVPQQPSRMTAEKCFLQITGMTCASCVSTIERNLQKEEGIVSVLVALMAGKAEIKYKPEFIQPLEIAQLIQNLGFEATVIEDHTETEGSVELLITGMTCATCVHNIESRLMRTNGIFYASVALATCKAHVQFDPEVTGPRDIIKIIEEIGFHASLARRVPNAHNLDHKKEIQQWRKSFLCSLVFGIPVLILMIYMLIPDGEHHGSMVLEQNLIPGLSVLNLLFFVLCTFVQFLGGWYFYVQAYKSLKHRTANMDVLIVLATTIAYVYSCVILMVAIAEKAEKSPITFFDTPPMLFVFIALGRWLEHIAKSKTSEALAKLISLQATEATVVTLGPDHSIVREEQVAVELVQRGDIVKVVPGGKFPVDGKVIEGNSMADESLITGEAMPVTKKPGSTVIAGSINAHGSVLVNATRVGNDTTLSQIVKLVEEAQMSKAPIQQLADKFSGYFVPFIIIISTVTLIVWITIGFINFDIIQKYFPNQSKHISKAEVVLRFAFQTSITVLSIACPCSLGLATPTAVMVGTGVAAQNGILIKGGKPLEMAHKIKTVMFDKTGTITCGVPKVMRVLLLGETALLPLKKVLAVVGTAEASSEHPLGVAVTKYCKEELGTQSLGYCTDFQAVPGCGISCKVGGVEAVLGTAEGSLNKQDTNRSGDSRGPLGDNTLVMLSEPDGPSASHTYSVLIGNREWMRRNGLHIANDINDAMTDHETKGQTAILVAIDGVLCGMIAIADTVKQEAALAVHTLKNMGIDVVLITGDNRKTAKAIATQVGIKKVFAEVLPSHKVAKVQELQNERRKVAMVGDGVNDSPALARADIGIAIGTGTDVAIEAADVVLIRNDLLDVVASIHLSKRTVRRIRINLILALIYNLLGIPIAAGVFMPVGLVLQPWMGSAAMAASSVSVVLSSLQLKCYKKPDAESYEAQAQGHMKPLTPSQISVHIGMDDRRRDSSRPAPWDQISQVSLSSLTSDKLPRHNGFVEEEGDKWSLLMNEDEEQYI, from the exons GCTTTGTCCGAGACTGATTCTCCTCCCAGCTGTGCGCTGGAACCCACAATGAAACAGAGTTTTGCTTTCGACAACATGGGCTATGAGGAGAGCTTTGAAACAGCGCCCTCTTCATCTGCTCAAACACACACTGTTGCAGTCAATGTTGAGGGCATGACTTGCCAGTCTTGTGTGCAGTCAATAGAAGGCCGAATTTCCAAGGTGAAAGGTGTTGTGAGCATTAGAGTCTCCCTTGAGCAGAACAATGCTGTAATAAAGTATGTACAGTCGGAAATAAGTACTGAACAGATTTGCCAGGAAATTCAGGATATGGGCTTTGATGCAAACATAGCAGAAGAGAGAGCAACACCGGTGTCCGTAAGTGTGCCATGCTCGCAAGAGGCAGTAATTAAGCTTCGGGTAGAAGGCATGACATGCCAGTCCTGTGTGAGCAGCATCGAGGGGAAGATTAGGAAACTGAATGGCGTGGTAAGAATCAAGGTGTCACTTGGTAACCAGGAAGCAATTATTGCTTACTATCCTTACATCATTCAGCCCGAAGACCTCAAGAGCCATATCAGTAACCTGGGGTATGACTGCACCATTAAGAGTAAATCAGCCCCTTTGAAGCTCGGCATGCTCGATGTAAGACGCCTGCAGAATGCAACCACCAAGACGACACCAGCATGTCAAGACAGCGGCAGGGTGGCCTCGCTGGCTGTCCAGATGAGCAGCACAGCTACAATACAAATAGAAGGCATGCGCTGCAACTCTTGCGTCAGAAACATCGAAGGAAATATAGCGGCTCTTCCAGGCATACAAAGTATTAAAGTGTCTTTGGAGCACAAACATGCTGTTGTACAGTATAGCCCCAATTTAATTACCCTGTCATCTTTGCAGCAAGCTATTGAATCCCTTCCACCTGGAAACTTTAAAGTATGCCTCCTTAGCAATTCAGAAGCAAATAACGGAGCATCTTCGTCACCTGCTTTGCTCTGTGATCTCTTCAGAGAGCAGCTAACAGATAGGATGTGCACAGCTGTTATTAGGATTGACAGAATGACCTGTAATTCTTGTGTACTGTCCATAGAAGGGACGATATCGCAGAGAAAAGGAGTGCAACATATAGCAGTTTCTCTAGCTGAAAGGACTGGCACCATACGTTATGATTCGACTGTAACTAACGGAGAAGAATTAAGAGCTGCCATAGAAGACATGGGGTTTGATGCGTCGGTTCTCACAG ATAGTGTTTGTCCTGTTTATTGTGCGTTTATTCAAGATACCACTACTGGAGAAAATACACATGGGTCTGACACCAGCAGTGCTGCAGTGCAGCCTCAAGCTCCGGAGTCAGTAGCGCCAGAGTCTCCTCGCCAAGGCTGCGGTGCAGATGCTCTTCCAGAGAGGGCTGGCCTTGATGTGCCACAACAGCCCAGCAGAATGACAGCCGAAAAGTGTTTTTTACAAATCACGGGCATGACCTGCGCATCGTGTGTGTCTACCATTGAAAGAAATCTGCAGAAAGAAGAGG GTATTGTTTCAGTGTTGGTAGCACTGATGGCAGGTAAAGCAGAGATAAAATACAAGCCAGAGTTCATACAGCCTCTTGAAATAGCACAGCTGATTCAGAATTTGGGTTTCGAAGCTACTGTCATAGAAGATCATACTGAAACAGAAGGAAGTGTGGAGCTTCTT ATTACAGGGATGACTTGTGCTACTTGTGTTCACAATATTGAATCCAGGCTTATGAGAACCAATGGCATATTCTATGCCTCAGTTGCACTTGCTACTTGCAAAGCTCACGTCCAGTTTGATCCTGAAGTTACTGGACCTCgagatattataaaaataattgaG gaaattgGCTTTCATGCTTCCTTGGCTAGAAGAGTTCCTAATGCACATAACTTGGATCATAAAAAGGAAATACAGCA GTGGAGGAAATCTTTCTTGTGCAGCCTAGTGTTTGGTATCCCTGTCTTAATCCTAATGATTTATATGCTAATACCTGATGGCGAGCACCACGGATCTATGGTGCTGGAACAGAATCTCATTCCTGGATTATCTGTTTTAAATcttctcttctttgtcctgtgCACTTTTGTTCAG TTTCTCGGCGGATGGTACTTCTACGTACAAGCTTACAAATCACTGAAGCACAGGACAGCCAATATGGACGTGCTCATTGTGCTGGCCACGACTATTGCTTATGTATATTCATGTGTGATCCTGATGGTAGCGATAgctgaaaaggcagaaaaaagtcCTATCACTTTCTTTGACACACCTCCAATGCTGTTTGTATTCATTGCCCTCGGGAGATGGCTGGAACACATAGCAAAG AGTAAGACCTCAGAAGCTCTTGCTAAGCTGATATCTCTTCAAGCCACAGAAGCAACTGTGGTGACTCTTGGACCTGACCACTCTATTGTCAG GGAAGAGCAGGTAGCTGTTGAATTAGTTCAACGAGGTGATATCGTAAAGGTTGTTCCTGGTGGAAAGTTCCCAGTGGATGGAAAAGTCATTGAAGGCAATTCTATGGCAGATGAATCTCTTATTACTG GGGAAGCTATGCCAGTCACTAAAAAGCCTGGGAGCACAGTGATTGCTGGTTCTATAAATGCACATGGCTCAGTTCTTGTTAATGCAACTCGTGTTGGGAATGACACTACCCTGTCACAAATTGTGAAATTGGTGGAAGAAGCTCAAATGTCGaag gcACCCATCCAGCAACTGGCAGATAAATTTAGTGGATATTTTGTTCCATTTATCATCATCATTTCAACAGTGACATTGATAGTATGGATCACAATTGGTTTTATAAATTTTGatattattcagaaatattttcct AATCAGAGCAAACACATTTCAAAAGCTGAAGTCGTACTGCGGTTTGCCTTTCAGACCTCAATCACTGTGCTGAGCATCGCGTGCCCCTGTTCCTTAGGCTTGGCTACCCCAACGGCAGTGATGGTAGGCACGGGAGTTGCGGCACAGAATGGTATTCTCATCAAAGGCGGAAAGCCCCTGGAAATGGCACACAAG ATCAAGACTGTGATGTTTGATAAAACTGGCACCATCACCTGTGGAGTTCCTAAAGTCATGCGAGTGCTCTTGCTGGGAGAgacagctctgctgcctctgaAGAAGGTACTGGCCGTGGTTGgcactgcagaagccagcagCGAGCATCCTTTAGGAGTGGCGGTCACTAAATATTGCAAAGAG GAGCTGGGCACTCAGAGCCTGGGCTACTGCACAGATTTTCAGGCAGTCCCAGGCTGTGGAATCAGCTGCAAGGTCGGTGGTGTTGAAGCTGTCCTGGGCACGGCCGAAGGGAGCCTCAATAAGCAGGACACTAACAGGAGTGGGGACAGCCGCGGTCCCCTGGGAGATAACACCCTGGTCATGCTCTCTGAACCAGATG GTCCATCAGCTTCTCATACATACTCGGTGTTGATTGGGAATCGTGAGTGGATGCGGCGCAATGGCTTGCATATTGCAAATGATATTAATGATGCAATGACAGACCATGAAACCAAAGGACAGACTGCCATACTAGTGGCTATAGATG GTGTGTTGTGTGGCATGATCGCAATAGCAGACACCGTCAAGCAGGAGGCAGCCCTTGCTGTGCACACGCTGAAAAACATGGGAATAGATGTGGTACTGATAACAGGGGACAACAGAAAAACTGCAAAAGCTATTGCTACTCAG GTTGGGATCAAAAAAGTCTTTGCTGAAGTCCTTCCTTCTCACAAGGTTGCAAAGGTCCAGGAACTCCAAAATGAGAGGAGAAAGGTCGCCATGGTTGGTGATGGAGTCAATGATTCCCCTGCACTAGCCAGGGCTGACATTGGAATTGCGATTGGAACAGGCACTGATGTTGCCATCGAAGCAGCAGATGTTGTTCTTATCCGA AATGACTTGCTGGATGTAGTTGCCAGTATTCACTTATCAAAGAGAACAGTACGAAGAATACGAATAAATCTGATTCTTGCCTTAATTTATAATCTGCTTGGAATACCCATAGCAGCAG GCGTGTTCATGCCTGTTGGCCTCGTCCTTCAGCCTTGGATGGGATCAGCTGCAATGGCAGCTTCTTCAGTGTCTGTAGTGCTGTCTTCCCTGCAGCTGAAATG TTATAAGAAGCCAGATGCAGAAAGTTATGAAGCACAAGCCCAAGGCCACATGAAGCCACTTACTCCTTCCCAAATCAGTGTTCATATTGGAATGGATGATAGGAGGAGGGATTCATCCAGACCAGCTCCTTGGGATCAGATTAGTCAAGTGTCTCTCTCTTCCTTGACTTCAGACAAGCTGCCAAGACATAATGGTTTTGTGGAGGAGGAAGGTGACAAGTGGTCATTGCTCATGAATGAAGACGAAGAACAGTACATCTGA